Proteins encoded within one genomic window of SAR324 cluster bacterium:
- a CDS encoding TIGR02147 family protein has translation MTLLPDLKINKDIPLDLYDFYDFREVLKEYFQQCAQQNKRYSYRYFSRRLELKSPGYIQSILKGERQMSAKFYEDVVGMMGLGSSELDYFDLLVRMDRARPGSHLYQEIIPKLRQFRAKTLKVKSIQQAQGECISSWLHWVVREMTLLKGASLNIQWFKKSLRQLFSVNSSQIAQCLEELKAARLLVEENFEITAPDPVIQIREKKLAPLLTQYHHDALTQAMAGLSLPAKQREYGSILVTTTPEKFMEFKKKLKQDRSEALKLLNVPPGEGTMLVSFSFQLFPIAQVDST, from the coding sequence TTGACATTGTTGCCAGATTTAAAAATCAATAAGGATATTCCACTGGATCTCTATGATTTTTATGATTTTCGTGAAGTGTTGAAAGAATATTTTCAGCAATGCGCACAACAAAATAAACGCTATTCCTACCGCTATTTTTCCCGACGGCTTGAACTGAAATCGCCCGGTTACATTCAGAGTATCCTGAAAGGCGAACGCCAGATGTCGGCAAAATTCTATGAAGATGTGGTGGGGATGATGGGACTTGGCAGCAGTGAACTGGATTATTTTGACCTTCTGGTACGAATGGACCGCGCCAGACCCGGAAGTCATTTGTATCAGGAAATTATTCCCAAATTACGACAATTCCGTGCCAAAACGCTCAAAGTGAAATCGATTCAGCAGGCACAGGGGGAATGTATTTCCTCCTGGTTGCATTGGGTGGTCAGGGAGATGACCCTGCTGAAGGGTGCTTCATTGAATATCCAATGGTTTAAAAAAAGTTTGAGACAGTTGTTTTCTGTGAATAGCAGTCAGATTGCTCAATGCCTTGAAGAACTCAAGGCCGCCAGACTGTTGGTTGAAGAAAATTTTGAGATCACAGCGCCGGACCCTGTCATACAAATCAGGGAAAAAAAGCTGGCGCCTCTGTTGACCCAGTATCACCATGACGCATTGACGCAGGCCATGGCCGGATTGAGTCTTCCGGCAAAACAAAGAGAATATGGCTCAATCCTGGTCACCACCACTCCGGAAAAGTTCATGGAGTTCAAGAAAAAACTGAAGCAGGATCGTAGCGAAGCCTTGAAACTGCTCAATGTGCCACCGGGAGAAGGAACCATGCTTGTCTCGTTTTCGTTTCAATTATTTCCCATTGCTCAGGTTGATTCCACATAG